A DNA window from Arachis hypogaea cultivar Tifrunner chromosome 18, arahy.Tifrunner.gnm2.J5K5, whole genome shotgun sequence contains the following coding sequences:
- the LOC112769337 gene encoding glyceraldehyde-3-phosphate dehydrogenase GAPC2, cytosolic — MGKVKIGINGFGRIGRLVARVALQRDDVELVAVNDPFITTDYMTYMFKYDSVHGQWKHHELKVKDEKTLLFGEKPVTVFGIRNPEEIPWGSAGADIIVESTGVFTDKDKAAAHLKGGAKKVIISAPSKDAPMFVVGVNEHEYKPELDIISNASCTTNCLAPLAKVINDRFGIVEGLMTTVHSITATQKTVDGPSSKDWRGGRAASFNIIPSSTGAAKAVGKVLPSLNGKLTGMAFRVPTVDVSVVDLTVRLEKPATYDEIKQAIKEESEGKLKGILGYTEDDVVSTDFVGDSRSSIFDAKAGIALSKNFVKIVSWYDNEWGYSTRVVDLVVHIAKQ, encoded by the exons ATGG GCAAGGTCAAGATCGGAATCAACG GATTCGGAAGAATCGGACGTTTGGTTGCTAGGGTTGCTCTCCAGAGAGATGATGTTGAACTCGTTGCCGTTAACGATCCTTTCATCACCACTGACTACATG ACATACATGTTCAAATACGACAGTGTTCACGGTCAATGGAAGCACCACGAGTTGAAGGTCAAGGACGAGAAGACCCTTCTCTTTGGCGAGAAGCCAGTCACTGTTTTCGGAATCAG GAACCCTGAGGAGATTCCATGGGGATCCGCCGGAGCTGACATCATCGTTGAGTCCACCGGAGTCTTCACTGACAAGGACAAGGCTGCGGCCCATTTGAAG GGTGGTGCTAAGAAGGTTATTATCTCTGCTCCCAGCAAAGATGCCCCCATGTTTGTTGTTGGTGTTAACGAACACGAATACAAGCCAGAGCTTGACATCATTTCTAATGCTAGCTGCACTACCAACTGCCTTGCTCCACTTGCCAAG GTCATCAACGACAGGTTTGGCATCGTTGAGGGTCTCATGACCACTGTCCACTCCATCACTG CCACCCAGAAAACTGTTGATGGACCATCCAGCAAAGATTGGAGAGGTGGAAGAGCTGCCTCCTTCAACATCATTCCTAGCAGCACTGGAGCAGCCAAG GCCGTGGGCAAAGTCCTCCCTTCTTTGAATGGAAAATTGACCGGAATGGCTTTCCGTGTTCCCACCGTTGATGTCTCCGTTGTTGACCTTACAGTGAGGTTGGAAAAGCCTGCCACCTATGACGAAATCAAGCAGGCCATCAA GGAGGAGTCAGAGGGCAAGTTGAAGGGCATCCTTGGTTACACAGAAGATGATGTAGTTTCCACCGACTTTGTTGGCGACAGCAG GTCAAGCATCTTTGATGCCAAGGCAGGAATTGCATTGAGCAAGAACTTTGTGAAGATTGTTTCGTGGTATGACAACGAGTGGGGTTACAG CACTCGCGTGGTTGATCTTGTTGTTCACATTGCAAAACAGTAA